One segment of Vagococcus martis DNA contains the following:
- the rseP gene encoding RIP metalloprotease RseP, translating into MKTFLTFIFVFGLIVLVHEFGHFIFAKRGGILVREFSIGMGPKLFYHRHNGTTYTIRLLPIGGYVRMAGEGEDEGELSPGMHLSLVVDENGVVTKINPTKKIQLPNSIPVELIAFDLEDELFIKGYENGDESEEKVFPVSHDAIIIEEDGIETQIAPRDVQFQSASLGRRIMTNFAGPLNNFILAAVLFILVAFMQGGKYTQDPSNTIGGVMQNSVADKAGIKPGDRIIKVNSKETPDFTDIQKEISSNLNKTVSLVVEKESGEKSTIDVVPEKNEQNPKVGMIGIQMSNKFTPLSFFGKIKYGITQMAANSLTIFKALGDLITGFSINKLGGPVMIFKLSESVSKNGIIAILSFTAMLSVNLGIMNLIPLPGLDGGKLMLNLFEGVRGKPLSQEKEVMITMAGVVILVVLMVAVTWNDIQRFFIQ; encoded by the coding sequence ATGAAAACATTTTTAACATTTATTTTTGTATTTGGTTTAATCGTGTTAGTTCATGAGTTCGGTCATTTTATCTTCGCAAAACGTGGCGGCATATTAGTACGTGAATTTTCCATTGGTATGGGACCTAAACTGTTTTATCATCGTCATAATGGCACGACATATACTATTCGTTTGTTACCAATTGGTGGCTATGTACGTATGGCAGGTGAGGGAGAAGACGAAGGAGAATTATCTCCAGGGATGCACTTATCACTTGTAGTGGATGAAAATGGTGTTGTAACAAAGATTAATCCCACAAAAAAAATTCAATTACCAAATAGTATTCCAGTTGAATTAATTGCTTTTGATTTAGAGGATGAATTATTTATTAAAGGATATGAGAATGGAGACGAATCTGAGGAAAAAGTGTTTCCAGTCTCTCATGATGCTATCATTATTGAAGAAGATGGAATAGAGACACAAATTGCACCACGTGATGTTCAGTTCCAATCAGCATCATTAGGTCGTCGCATTATGACCAATTTTGCCGGTCCATTAAACAACTTTATTTTAGCTGCAGTGTTGTTTATACTAGTAGCTTTTATGCAAGGTGGAAAATACACACAAGATCCTTCTAATACTATTGGTGGTGTGATGCAAAATAGTGTAGCTGATAAAGCGGGTATTAAACCAGGTGATAGAATAATTAAAGTTAATAGTAAAGAAACACCTGACTTTACAGATATTCAGAAGGAAATTTCATCTAACCTGAATAAGACTGTATCTTTAGTGGTCGAAAAAGAATCTGGTGAAAAATCAACAATTGACGTCGTACCAGAAAAGAATGAACAAAATCCAAAAGTTGGAATGATTGGGATTCAAATGAGTAATAAGTTTACGCCGTTATCTTTCTTTGGTAAAATCAAATATGGAATAACACAGATGGCTGCTAACTCATTAACTATTTTTAAAGCTTTAGGCGATTTGATTACTGGGTTTAGTATTAATAAACTAGGTGGTCCAGTGATGATTTTTAAATTATCTGAATCAGTTTCCAAAAATGGAATCATTGCTATTTTATCATTTACAGCAATGCTATCAGTCAACTTAGGTATTATGAATTTGATTCCTTTACCAGGTCTTGATGGTGGTAAGTTAATGTTAAACCTGTTTGAAGGGGTGCGTGGAAAACCATTAAGTCAAGAAAAAGAAGTAATGATCACAATGGCTGGGGTTGTTATATTAGTTGTGTTGATGGTCGCTGTAACGTGGAATGATATTCAACGTTTCTTTATTCAATAA
- a CDS encoding phosphatidate cytidylyltransferase, with amino-acid sequence MRQRVITAVVALILFIPLIVIGQMPLQIVMAMLGGIAVYELFRMKGLEIKTPEGILAIVGTVLLILPRSTWYEFLPRTVTGNTLFYLIVMALLVLPVFSKNEFTFDNVGFPVLVSLYIGTGFQNFISARETGLHVLMYALFIVWSTDIGAYMVGRKYGQRKLAPDISPNKTIEGSLGGIASAMVVSLVYTMIWPMTYNIFAMLLLTILFSIVGQLGDLVESSYKRYYGVKDSGNILPGHGGILDRFDSLLFVFPFMHLVGLF; translated from the coding sequence ATGAGACAAAGAGTGATTACTGCAGTTGTTGCATTAATTTTATTTATTCCATTAATTGTTATTGGACAAATGCCGCTACAAATCGTGATGGCCATGTTAGGTGGAATTGCGGTTTATGAGTTGTTTAGAATGAAAGGTCTTGAAATAAAGACACCTGAAGGGATACTAGCAATTGTTGGGACGGTACTACTTATTTTACCTCGTTCGACTTGGTATGAGTTTTTACCACGTACAGTAACTGGAAATACATTATTTTATTTAATCGTGATGGCATTATTAGTATTACCAGTTTTTTCAAAAAACGAATTTACTTTTGATAATGTTGGTTTTCCTGTATTAGTTAGTTTATACATCGGAACAGGTTTCCAAAACTTTATCTCTGCAAGAGAAACAGGATTACATGTGTTAATGTATGCGTTGTTTATTGTTTGGTCAACTGATATTGGGGCTTACATGGTTGGTAGAAAATATGGTCAAAGAAAACTTGCACCAGATATTTCGCCGAATAAAACAATTGAAGGTTCTCTTGGTGGTATCGCATCTGCAATGGTGGTGTCATTAGTTTATACTATGATTTGGCCGATGACTTATAATATATTTGCGATGTTATTACTAACGATTTTGTTTTCAATAGTAGGGCAACTTGGTGACTTAGTCGAGTCATCATATAAACGATACTACGGTGTAAAAGATTCAGGTAATATTTTACCAGGACATGGTGGCATTTTAGATAGATTTGATAGTTTATTATTTGTTTTTCCATTTATGCATTTAGTAGGATTATTTTAA
- a CDS encoding isoprenyl transferase yields the protein MFNLFTKQTKEKIEEENTISFSKDGDIPKHIAIIMDGNGRWAQSRHLPRIAGHKEGMNTVKKITTYASKLGVKVLTLYAFSTENWKRPSSEVDFLMKLPVDFFDVFVPELVKENVKVTVMGYKEYLPKHTQKAVENAIEQTKDNTGMVLNFALNYGSRAEILTAVNELLEEVKQGKAIEEVDEEMFSNHLMTASLPKNMQDPDLLIRTSGEERISNFLLWQIAYSELFFTDSYWPDFGLANLEEAIGSFQKRQRRFGGLKTKGDASK from the coding sequence ATGTTTAATTTATTTACAAAGCAAACGAAGGAAAAAATAGAAGAAGAAAATACTATATCTTTTTCTAAGGATGGAGACATTCCCAAGCATATAGCGATTATTATGGACGGTAATGGTCGTTGGGCACAGTCTAGACACTTACCGCGAATTGCTGGTCACAAAGAAGGCATGAATACTGTCAAAAAAATAACAACTTATGCTAGTAAGTTGGGTGTAAAAGTATTAACATTATATGCTTTTTCAACAGAAAACTGGAAACGACCGTCCAGTGAAGTAGATTTTTTAATGAAGTTACCAGTTGATTTTTTTGATGTGTTTGTACCTGAACTAGTTAAAGAAAATGTTAAGGTAACGGTTATGGGATACAAAGAATATTTACCAAAACACACTCAAAAAGCAGTCGAAAATGCAATTGAGCAGACAAAAGATAACACTGGAATGGTCCTTAATTTCGCGTTAAACTATGGTAGTCGAGCTGAGATACTAACTGCTGTAAATGAGTTGTTAGAAGAAGTGAAACAAGGAAAAGCTATTGAAGAAGTCGATGAGGAAATGTTTTCTAATCACTTAATGACAGCTAGTTTACCAAAAAATATGCAAGACCCGGATTTGTTAATTCGAACAAGTGGGGAAGAGAGAATCAGTAATTTTTTACTTTGGCAAATTGCTTATAGTGAACTATTCTTTACTGATAGTTATTGGCCTGATTTTGGTTTGGCGAATCTAGAAGAGGCAATAGGATCCTTTCAAAAGCGTCAACGCCGTTTTGGAGGATTGAAAACAAAAGGAGATGCAAGTAAATGA
- the frr gene encoding ribosome recycling factor, whose product MSQVILNDAKEKMKKSEESLQRELGQIRAGRANASLLDRITVDYYGAPTPLNQLSSITIPEARVLMITPFDKSAMENIEKALLASDIGISPTNDGTVIRLVIPQLTEERRKEIAKEVNKQGENAKIAIRNIRRDAIDELKKLEKNKEISEDELRGLEKDVQSLTDASAKNIEAIVSDKEKEILDV is encoded by the coding sequence ATGAGTCAAGTGATTTTAAATGATGCAAAAGAAAAAATGAAAAAATCTGAGGAAAGCTTGCAACGTGAGCTAGGTCAAATCAGAGCAGGACGTGCAAATGCAAGTCTTTTAGACCGTATTACAGTAGATTATTATGGTGCACCAACACCATTAAACCAATTATCATCTATTACTATCCCAGAAGCACGTGTATTAATGATTACACCATTTGATAAATCTGCTATGGAAAACATTGAAAAAGCACTTTTAGCAAGTGATATTGGTATCTCACCAACAAATGATGGAACAGTGATTCGTTTAGTGATTCCTCAATTAACAGAGGAACGTCGTAAAGAAATTGCAAAAGAAGTAAATAAACAAGGCGAGAATGCTAAAATTGCTATTCGTAATATTCGTCGTGATGCAATTGATGAATTGAAAAAATTAGAGAAAAATAAAGAAATTTCAGAAGATGAGTTACGTGGATTAGAAAAAGACGTTCAATCATTAACAGATGCTAGTGCTAAAAACATCGAAGCAATTGTTAGTGATAAAGAAAAAGAAATTTTAGACGTATAA
- the pyrH gene encoding UMP kinase, producing the protein MVEPKYRRVLLKVSGEALAGEKGFGINPSVVNGLVKEIKEIHALGVEVAIVVGGGNIWRGNIGAEMGMERSQADYMGMLATVMNGLALQDTLENLGVPTRVQTSIEMRQIAEPYIRRRAIRHLEKRRVVIFAGGTGNPYFTTDTTAALRAVEIGADVILMAKNNVDGVYSADPKLDMNATKFEELTHMEVISKGLSVMDSTASSLSMDNDIPLVVFNMNEPGNIKRVCLGEQIGTTVRGK; encoded by the coding sequence ATGGTAGAACCTAAATATCGCAGAGTATTGCTAAAAGTCAGTGGTGAGGCATTGGCCGGAGAAAAAGGATTTGGAATTAACCCATCTGTTGTAAATGGTTTGGTTAAGGAAATCAAAGAAATTCACGCCTTAGGAGTAGAAGTGGCAATAGTTGTTGGTGGCGGAAACATTTGGCGCGGTAATATTGGTGCTGAGATGGGAATGGAACGTTCTCAAGCAGATTATATGGGAATGCTTGCAACTGTGATGAACGGTTTAGCGCTTCAAGACACGCTAGAAAATTTAGGTGTACCAACTCGTGTTCAAACATCTATCGAAATGAGACAAATTGCAGAACCTTACATCAGACGTCGTGCAATTCGTCATTTAGAAAAACGTCGTGTAGTTATTTTTGCCGGTGGAACGGGTAACCCTTATTTCACAACAGATACTACAGCAGCGCTTAGAGCAGTAGAAATAGGTGCAGATGTTATTTTAATGGCTAAAAATAATGTAGACGGTGTGTATTCTGCGGATCCTAAACTAGATATGAATGCTACAAAATTTGAAGAATTAACTCATATGGAGGTTATATCAAAAGGCTTATCAGTAATGGATTCGACTGCAAGTAGTTTAAGTATGGATAATGATATACCATTAGTTGTCTTTAATATGAATGAACCAGGAAATATCAAACGAGTTTGTTTAGGTGAACAAATCGGAACAACTGTAAGGGGGAAATAA
- the tsf gene encoding translation elongation factor Ts, giving the protein MSKISASMVKELRERTGVGMMDAKRALVEVEGKMEEAIDLLREKGMAKAGKKNDRIAAEGLANVYVNGNTAAIVEVNSETDFVAKNEKFQDLVKNIAKLVAENKPADMEEALKIKTETGTIDSDVIEATQVIGEKISFRRFEILEKDDNAAFGGYLHMGGRIAVLTVIDGTTDEVVAKDVAMHVAAINPRYVSKDQVSQEELDHEKKVLTEQALNEGKPENIVEKMVIGRMNKFLAEICLVDQPFVKDPDMTVEKFVASKGGTVKEFVRFEVGEGMEKREENFADEVASQMGK; this is encoded by the coding sequence ATGAGTAAAATTAGTGCTTCTATGGTAAAAGAATTACGTGAACGTACAGGTGTCGGTATGATGGATGCTAAACGTGCGTTAGTTGAAGTTGAAGGAAAAATGGAAGAAGCTATCGACTTATTAAGAGAAAAAGGAATGGCAAAAGCTGGTAAGAAAAATGACCGTATTGCTGCTGAAGGTTTAGCAAATGTATACGTTAATGGAAACACAGCTGCTATTGTTGAAGTAAACTCTGAAACAGATTTCGTTGCTAAAAATGAAAAATTCCAAGATTTAGTTAAAAATATTGCTAAATTGGTAGCTGAAAACAAACCAGCTGATATGGAAGAGGCTTTGAAAATCAAAACAGAAACAGGAACAATTGATTCTGACGTGATTGAAGCAACTCAAGTTATTGGAGAAAAAATTAGTTTCCGTCGTTTTGAAATCTTAGAAAAAGACGATAACGCTGCATTTGGTGGATACTTACACATGGGTGGACGTATTGCTGTATTAACAGTTATTGATGGAACAACTGATGAAGTTGTAGCAAAAGATGTTGCTATGCATGTTGCTGCAATTAACCCTCGCTATGTATCTAAAGATCAAGTATCTCAAGAAGAATTAGATCACGAGAAAAAAGTATTAACTGAGCAAGCTTTAAATGAAGGTAAACCAGAAAATATCGTTGAAAAAATGGTTATCGGTCGTATGAATAAATTCTTAGCTGAAATTTGTTTAGTGGACCAACCATTTGTTAAAGATCCAGATATGACTGTTGAAAAATTTGTTGCATCTAAAGGTGGAACAGTGAAAGAATTCGTGCGTTTTGAAGTTGGAGAAGGTATGGAAAAACGTGAAGAAAACTTTGCTGATGAAGTTGCAAGTCAAATGGGTAAATAG
- the rpsB gene encoding 30S ribosomal protein S2, whose product MAVISMKQLLEAGVHFGHQTRRWNPKMKKYIFTERNGIYIIDLQKTVRLVDDAYNYMRNIAEEGGIALFVGTKKQAQEAIKDEAIRSGQYYVNHRWLGGTLTNWDTIQKRIARLKQITTMEEDGVFEVLPKKEVAGLMKERERLEKFLGGIADMPRIPDVMFIVDPRKERIAVQEAHKLNIPIVAMVDTNCDPDEIDVVIPSNDDAIRAVKLISGKMADAFIEGRQGEDEIVEEVFTEEVVSEEAPSIEEIVEVVEGSNAE is encoded by the coding sequence ATGGCAGTAATCAGTATGAAACAGTTACTAGAAGCTGGTGTACACTTTGGTCACCAAACTCGTCGCTGGAACCCAAAAATGAAGAAATATATCTTCACAGAAAGAAATGGTATTTATATCATTGACTTACAAAAAACAGTTCGCTTAGTAGATGACGCTTATAACTACATGAGAAACATCGCTGAAGAAGGCGGAATTGCTTTATTTGTAGGAACTAAAAAACAAGCTCAAGAAGCAATCAAAGACGAAGCTATTCGTTCAGGTCAATACTATGTTAACCATCGTTGGTTAGGTGGAACATTAACTAACTGGGATACAATCCAAAAACGTATCGCTCGTTTGAAACAAATCACAACTATGGAAGAAGACGGTGTATTTGAAGTCTTACCTAAAAAAGAAGTTGCTGGTTTAATGAAAGAACGTGAAAGATTAGAAAAATTCTTAGGCGGTATCGCTGATATGCCAAGAATTCCTGATGTTATGTTTATTGTTGACCCACGTAAAGAGCGTATTGCGGTTCAAGAAGCTCATAAATTAAACATTCCAATCGTAGCTATGGTTGATACTAACTGTGATCCAGATGAGATTGATGTTGTTATCCCATCTAACGATGACGCAATTCGTGCAGTTAAATTAATTTCTGGAAAAATGGCTGATGCATTCATCGAAGGTCGTCAAGGCGAAGATGAAATCGTAGAAGAAGTATTTACAGAAGAAGTTGTGTCTGAAGAAGCTCCTTCAATTGAAGAAATCGTTGAAGTTGTTGAAGGAAGTAACGCTGAATAA
- a CDS encoding histidine phosphatase family protein: MTTFYCMRHGKTEFNQAGIFQGGLVDSPLLDEGIETAKKAGEYLKDISFDRVIISPQKRAQDTAEAFLSVHPSTPEKITEPNIREMEFGSWDGTLEKNYDGQTQFEHLKHRPHLYDPSEFGGEDFNTLLTRTKNVFKDYAQKYPNDTILVVSHGLTLQTLLKHLQGVDLSQIREGELLGNTSISIIETNNVEDFSVTRYNDLTHVL; this comes from the coding sequence ATGACAACTTTTTACTGTATGAGACATGGAAAAACAGAATTTAATCAAGCAGGTATCTTTCAAGGAGGCCTTGTTGACTCACCTTTACTAGATGAGGGAATTGAAACCGCTAAAAAAGCGGGTGAATATTTGAAAGATATTTCGTTTGATCGCGTGATTATTTCACCGCAAAAAAGAGCACAAGATACTGCTGAAGCATTTCTTTCAGTTCACCCTTCAACCCCTGAGAAAATCACAGAACCTAATATTCGTGAGATGGAGTTTGGTTCATGGGATGGCACACTTGAAAAAAATTATGATGGACAAACTCAATTTGAGCATCTAAAACATCGTCCTCATTTATATGACCCAAGTGAATTTGGTGGAGAAGATTTTAATACTTTATTAACTCGAACAAAAAATGTATTTAAAGACTATGCACAAAAATATCCAAATGATACTATCCTAGTTGTTTCTCATGGTTTAACACTACAAACTCTATTGAAACATCTTCAAGGAGTAGATTTAAGCCAAATTAGAGAAGGTGAATTATTAGGTAACACTAGCATCTCTATTATTGAAACTAACAATGTTGAAGATTTTTCTGTCACACGATACAATGATTTAACTCACGTTCTTTAA
- a CDS encoding DUF308 domain-containing protein, giving the protein MSQLSNTIVRYAKKIEWHSFLMGGLMVIFGFIMIFHLDSQIKQYSIIIGLIAILKGFLNFNYYSTNTRLEPKETWHILYLFSGIVSVIIGLFIIFNFSATNNVLCIICGFWFIWDYIPQIILTELQFINHRQLLITFRIIQGIAILCGIILIFQSFIPFINPLMFAICYYLLSGGVLLWENYQVFKKRS; this is encoded by the coding sequence ATGAGTCAGCTTAGCAACACAATTGTACGATATGCAAAGAAAATAGAATGGCATTCATTTTTAATGGGTGGTTTGATGGTTATCTTTGGTTTTATTATGATCTTCCATCTAGACTCGCAAATCAAACAATATAGTATTATTATTGGTCTTATTGCCATTTTGAAAGGTTTTTTAAACTTCAATTACTACTCGACAAATACGCGATTAGAACCAAAAGAAACATGGCACATTCTTTACCTTTTTTCTGGGATAGTGAGTGTCATCATTGGATTGTTTATCATCTTTAACTTTTCAGCTACTAATAATGTACTATGTATTATCTGTGGGTTTTGGTTCATTTGGGATTATATTCCTCAAATTATTTTAACAGAATTACAATTTATCAATCACAGACAACTGCTTATCACCTTTAGAATAATTCAAGGAATCGCTATTTTATGTGGGATTATACTAATATTCCAATCATTTATTCCATTTATTAATCCCTTGATGTTTGCTATTTGTTATTATCTTCTCTCAGGAGGCGTTCTTCTTTGGGAAAATTATCAAGTCTTTAAAAAAAGAAGCTAA
- a CDS encoding MBL fold metallo-hydrolase codes for MLTIKQIPTGTIQENCYLIYNDKSLLVVDPGDEAKTIEAEIDALDVKPEAILITHAHYDHIGAVDEIRDRYSIPVYISPIEQSWLTDPQLNLSGLSRHDDMADVTAREAEFEFKNYDSYTIGDITFKVVPTPGHSPGSVSFIFDHFVVCGDALFRGSVGRTDLPFGDSQTLLSGIKKELFTLPDDTKAYPGHGPVTSIGREKRENPFFN; via the coding sequence GTGTTAACTATTAAACAAATTCCAACAGGTACCATTCAAGAAAATTGCTACTTAATTTATAATGATAAATCGTTACTGGTAGTTGATCCAGGTGACGAAGCTAAAACAATAGAAGCTGAAATTGATGCTTTAGATGTTAAACCAGAAGCGATTTTAATCACTCATGCTCACTATGATCATATTGGAGCAGTTGACGAAATCAGAGATAGATATAGTATCCCTGTTTACATCAGTCCTATCGAGCAATCATGGTTGACTGATCCACAACTAAACTTATCTGGTTTAAGTCGTCATGACGATATGGCTGATGTAACTGCCAGAGAAGCTGAATTTGAATTTAAAAACTATGACAGCTATACAATTGGGGATATAACCTTTAAAGTTGTTCCGACTCCTGGACACTCACCTGGTAGTGTTAGCTTTATTTTTGATCATTTTGTTGTTTGCGGTGATGCTTTATTTAGAGGCAGTGTTGGACGAACTGACTTACCCTTTGGCGATTCTCAAACTCTTTTATCAGGAATTAAAAAAGAACTATTTACCTTACCTGATGACACAAAAGCTTATCCAGGACATGGCCCTGTTACAAGCATTGGGCGAGAAAAACGAGAAAATCCATTCTTTAACTAG
- a CDS encoding undecaprenyl-diphosphate phosphatase produces MDFYNILKVIFLGIVEGITEWLPISSTGHLILVDQFIKLDASSDFKEMFNVVIQLGAILAVVVLYFNKLNPFARNKSGIEKKDTWSLWFKVVVACIPAVIFGFLFDDFLEEHFHKFVPVAMMLILYGVLFIIVENRNKTMKPTTTTLNQLSYKIAFIIGLFQVLALIPGTSRSGATIIGAMIIGCSRYVAAEFTFFLGIPVMFGASGLKMIKFIAKGNSFGSTEIMLLAIGSLVAFVVSILAIKFLMGYIKKHDFKVFGWYRIILGTIILIYWLTTL; encoded by the coding sequence ATGGATTTTTATAACATATTAAAAGTAATCTTTTTAGGGATTGTCGAAGGGATTACAGAATGGCTGCCTATTAGTAGTACAGGTCACCTTATTCTAGTGGATCAATTTATTAAGCTAGATGCTTCAAGTGATTTTAAAGAAATGTTTAATGTTGTCATTCAATTAGGTGCCATCCTAGCTGTTGTGGTTTTATATTTTAATAAATTAAACCCTTTTGCTAGAAATAAATCAGGTATTGAGAAAAAAGATACTTGGTCTTTATGGTTTAAAGTAGTCGTTGCGTGTATTCCAGCAGTTATTTTTGGGTTTTTATTTGATGATTTTTTAGAAGAACATTTTCATAAATTCGTTCCTGTGGCAATGATGTTAATTCTTTACGGTGTTTTGTTCATCATTGTCGAGAATCGTAACAAAACGATGAAACCAACTACAACAACTCTGAACCAACTAAGCTATAAAATAGCCTTTATTATCGGATTATTTCAAGTATTAGCACTCATTCCTGGTACATCACGTTCGGGAGCAACAATTATCGGAGCAATGATTATTGGCTGTTCACGTTATGTAGCAGCTGAATTCACTTTCTTTTTAGGTATTCCAGTTATGTTTGGTGCTAGTGGACTTAAAATGATCAAATTTATTGCAAAAGGTAATTCGTTTGGCTCAACAGAAATTATGTTATTAGCAATTGGTTCACTAGTTGCCTTTGTTGTCTCAATTTTAGCTATTAAATTCTTAATGGGTTATATCAAAAAACATGATTTCAAAGTATTTGGTTGGTACAGAATTATTCTTGGTACCATCATTCTCATTTACTGGTTGACAACATTATAA
- a CDS encoding heavy metal translocating P-type ATPase produces MSYLKENKQMLATIVCGVLMLLGFIVDKNNMSVAPIIYIIGMIIGGFSQTKEGIEDTIENKHLSVDLLMALAAIGACTIQFYFEGIMLTFIFSLSGSLEEYTTSKSKKEIENLMAIQPENAFLLLADNTTKEVPVAELKIGDKLLVPKGASVPIDGELLSEYSSIDEAAITGESIPVEKMYHDSLFAGTINVGNAISMIVTKEAKDTLFSKIIQLVDEAQNTPSKTASFLDRFENVYVKAILVIVPLMIFLPYFFLGWNWSESFYRGMVLLVVASPCALVASATPATLAAISNGAKNGVLFKGGVFLESLSDLKAITFDKTGTLTKGIPVVTDEFFIDSQCDHAISTLVTIEKNSTHPLANAIVRFYQDSFVTINDALVVEEIAGSGMQATEQDTLWKVGNSDFVTDSELDDDTMEQTLQLQKEGKTVIYLSKNNQVVAFFGLLDVPKPEAIDCVRYFNEAGITTTMLTGDHHQTANAVAKIVGVDHVIADCLPEDKTIFIKEQKEKVGTNAMIGDGINDAPALANATIGVAMGQGTDIAIDVADIVLMQNDLNKLAMSHQLSLKLKKIVTENIIFSISVIVLLIISNFLQVINLPLGVIGHEGSTILVILNGLRMLKPITPKELHSHSHTHTKTKTAH; encoded by the coding sequence ATGAGTTATCTTAAAGAAAACAAACAAATGCTTGCAACAATCGTCTGTGGCGTCCTTATGTTACTAGGTTTTATTGTAGACAAAAATAACATGAGTGTCGCTCCCATCATCTATATCATTGGTATGATTATTGGTGGATTTTCACAGACAAAAGAAGGTATTGAAGACACAATTGAGAATAAACACTTAAGTGTCGATTTATTAATGGCACTAGCAGCTATCGGTGCGTGTACGATCCAATTTTATTTTGAAGGTATTATGTTAACATTTATTTTTTCATTAAGTGGATCATTAGAAGAGTACACAACAAGTAAAAGTAAAAAAGAAATTGAAAATTTAATGGCAATCCAACCAGAAAACGCCTTTTTATTATTGGCAGATAATACAACAAAAGAAGTGCCTGTGGCTGAACTAAAAATTGGTGATAAACTTCTTGTTCCTAAAGGGGCTAGTGTCCCAATAGATGGCGAACTACTTAGTGAGTACTCATCAATTGATGAAGCTGCCATTACTGGAGAATCTATTCCTGTTGAAAAAATGTATCATGACTCACTTTTTGCCGGAACAATAAACGTTGGTAATGCTATTTCAATGATTGTAACAAAAGAAGCAAAAGATACTCTATTTAGTAAAATTATTCAATTAGTTGACGAAGCTCAAAATACACCATCTAAAACAGCGAGCTTTTTAGATCGATTTGAAAATGTTTATGTTAAAGCCATTTTAGTTATTGTGCCCTTGATGATTTTTCTTCCCTACTTCTTTTTAGGTTGGAATTGGAGTGAAAGTTTTTATCGCGGAATGGTACTACTTGTTGTTGCCTCACCTTGTGCTTTGGTTGCATCAGCAACACCAGCAACACTTGCTGCGATTTCTAACGGAGCAAAAAATGGGGTTCTTTTTAAAGGTGGCGTCTTTTTAGAATCACTCTCAGATTTAAAAGCTATTACGTTTGATAAAACTGGTACTTTGACTAAAGGGATTCCCGTTGTCACGGATGAATTTTTTATAGACTCACAATGTGACCATGCTATCTCTACTTTAGTTACAATTGAAAAAAATTCAACTCATCCTCTAGCAAATGCGATTGTCCGTTTTTATCAAGATTCATTTGTTACAATTAATGACGCTTTAGTTGTCGAAGAAATTGCGGGATCAGGTATGCAAGCAACAGAACAAGATACATTATGGAAAGTTGGAAATAGTGATTTTGTCACTGATTCTGAATTAGATGACGATACAATGGAACAAACTTTACAGCTGCAAAAAGAAGGAAAGACTGTTATTTATCTGTCAAAAAATAATCAAGTCGTTGCGTTCTTTGGTTTATTAGACGTTCCAAAACCTGAGGCAATTGACTGTGTTCGTTACTTTAATGAAGCAGGTATCACAACAACTATGTTAACAGGCGATCATCATCAAACAGCTAATGCCGTAGCAAAAATTGTTGGTGTCGATCATGTCATTGCAGATTGTTTACCAGAAGATAAAACAATCTTTATTAAAGAGCAAAAAGAAAAAGTTGGAACAAATGCTATGATTGGTGATGGTATTAACGATGCACCTGCCCTTGCTAATGCAACAATTGGTGTTGCAATGGGACAAGGAACAGACATTGCAATTGACGTTGCTGATATTGTCTTGATGCAAAATGACTTGAATAAATTGGCAATGAGCCACCAATTATCTTTAAAACTCAAAAAGATTGTCACAGAAAATATTATTTTCTCTATTTCTGTTATTGTCTTACTTATTATCTCAAATTTTTTACAAGTGATTAATTTACCTTTAGGTGTAATTGGACATGAAGGAAGTACCATTTTAGTTATATTAAATGGATTACGAATGCTTAAACCTATAACACCAAAAGAGCTCCATTCACATTCTCACACTCATACTAAAACAAAAACAGCTCACTAG